Proteins encoded together in one Halothermothrix orenii H 168 window:
- a CDS encoding 3-methyl-2-oxobutanoate dehydrogenase subunit VorB, giving the protein MGNKVLMKGNEAIGEAAIKAGCRYFFGYPITPQNALPEYMSRRLPEVGGVFLQAESEVAASNMVYGAAGAGARVLTSSSSPGISLKMEGISYIAGAELPAVIVNIMRGGPGLGGIQPSQSDYFQATKGGGHGDYRLAVLAPSSVQEAVDLTMEAFEIADRYRNPVMVVGDGIIGQMMEPVEFKKEIDPSDLPKKEWATDGAKNRERNIINSLSLDPKDLEDHNLKLKDKYDKMKENEVRYETYKIEDADIVIVAYGTTARISLSTIEMARKEGLKVGLIRPISLFPFPGKIINEVADNASKFLTVEMSTGQMVEDVKLAVNGKKPVYFYGRTGGMVPSPEEIMEQVVKIGGEN; this is encoded by the coding sequence ATGGGCAACAAGGTTTTAATGAAAGGTAATGAAGCGATCGGGGAGGCTGCCATTAAAGCTGGGTGTCGATATTTTTTCGGTTATCCTATAACACCACAGAATGCCCTTCCGGAATATATGTCAAGAAGATTGCCAGAAGTAGGTGGTGTGTTTTTACAGGCAGAAAGTGAAGTAGCTGCAAGTAACATGGTATATGGTGCGGCCGGAGCTGGAGCAAGGGTTTTAACTTCTTCATCCAGTCCTGGAATCAGCCTTAAAATGGAAGGTATATCTTATATAGCCGGGGCAGAATTACCTGCTGTAATTGTTAACATCATGAGGGGTGGTCCTGGCCTGGGCGGTATTCAACCTTCCCAGTCGGATTACTTCCAGGCTACAAAAGGTGGCGGGCATGGTGATTACCGTCTGGCCGTTCTGGCTCCATCATCTGTACAGGAGGCTGTTGACCTCACTATGGAAGCCTTTGAAATAGCAGACCGGTACCGTAACCCGGTTATGGTAGTAGGAGACGGAATTATCGGTCAGATGATGGAACCAGTTGAATTTAAAAAAGAAATAGATCCATCCGATTTACCGAAAAAAGAATGGGCTACTGACGGGGCAAAAAATAGAGAAAGAAATATAATTAATTCCCTATCACTTGACCCCAAAGATCTGGAAGACCACAATCTTAAATTAAAAGATAAATATGATAAAATGAAAGAAAATGAAGTAAGATACGAAACCTATAAAATTGAAGATGCAGATATAGTTATTGTCGCCTATGGGACGACAGCCAGAATTTCTTTAAGTACCATTGAAATGGCCCGGAAAGAGGGGTTAAAAGTTGGGCTTATCAGACCTATTTCCTTATTCCCCTTCCCCGGGAAAATAATAAATGAAGTTGCTGATAATGCCAGTAAATTTCTGACCGTTGAAATGAGTACCGGCCAGATGGTTGAGGATGTTAAACTTGCTGTCAATGGTAAAAAACCGGTTTATTTTTACGGAAGAACTGGTGGCATGGTTCCTTCACCCGAGGAAATTATGGAGCAGGTTGTTAAAATTGGGGGTGAAAATTGA
- a CDS encoding thiamine pyrophosphate-dependent enzyme, producing MKKVAGYPDALTDKPFHYCPGCTHGIIHRLVAEVIDELKIKEETIGVAPVGCSVLAYEYFDVDMHEASHGRAPAVATGIKRVHPDKVVFTYQGDGDLASIGTAEIVHAANRGEKITTVFVNNAIYGMTGGQMAPTTLVEQKTTTSPYGRQSEVAGHPIKVSEMLKVLDGAAYIARVSVHDPKHIRQAKKSIKKAFEIQLEGKGFSMVEVLSTCPTNWGMAPLEAVKWLEENMLPVYPLGELKTPEEVE from the coding sequence ATGAAAAAAGTAGCAGGGTATCCTGATGCCTTAACAGATAAACCTTTCCATTATTGTCCAGGTTGTACCCACGGGATTATCCACCGTCTGGTTGCAGAAGTGATAGATGAGCTTAAAATAAAAGAAGAAACTATTGGGGTAGCCCCGGTAGGTTGTTCTGTGCTGGCATATGAATATTTTGATGTTGATATGCATGAAGCATCCCATGGCCGGGCTCCAGCAGTTGCAACCGGTATTAAGCGGGTTCATCCTGATAAGGTTGTCTTTACCTATCAGGGAGATGGTGACCTGGCTTCAATCGGTACGGCTGAAATAGTTCATGCTGCCAACCGTGGTGAGAAGATAACTACTGTTTTTGTTAACAATGCTATCTACGGGATGACCGGGGGACAGATGGCTCCGACAACCCTGGTAGAACAGAAGACCACTACTTCTCCCTATGGTAGACAGAGCGAGGTTGCTGGCCATCCTATAAAAGTATCAGAAATGCTCAAAGTACTGGATGGTGCTGCCTATATTGCCAGAGTTTCTGTTCATGACCCCAAGCATATCCGTCAGGCTAAAAAATCTATTAAGAAGGCCTTTGAAATTCAGTTAGAAGGTAAAGGCTTCAGTATGGTTGAGGTTCTATCAACCTGTCCTACTAACTGGGGGATGGCCCCCCTGGAAGCAGTTAAATGGCTTGAAGAAAACATGCTTCCCGTTTATCCTCTTGGTGAGTTAAAGACTCCAGAGGAGGTGGAGTAA
- a CDS encoding 2-oxoacid:acceptor oxidoreductase family protein: MKEEMIIAGFGGQGVMLMGKLLAYAGMKEGIEVSWMPSYGPEMRGGTANCTVIMSSNKIPSPLSSKPDTIIVMNLPSLEKFAPRVKPGGTIFVNSSLIEKEVDRDDVEVIKVPANELANELGNSKVANMVMLGAYLSKKDVVDLNTVKDSLKSVLSRRHHKLIPINEKALDTGVRLN, encoded by the coding sequence TTGAAAGAAGAAATGATTATAGCAGGTTTTGGTGGTCAGGGAGTAATGCTGATGGGGAAGTTGCTGGCCTATGCCGGTATGAAAGAAGGTATTGAAGTTTCCTGGATGCCTTCTTATGGCCCCGAAATGAGGGGTGGTACCGCCAACTGTACAGTAATTATGTCATCAAATAAGATACCTTCTCCCCTTTCATCTAAACCGGATACAATTATAGTTATGAATTTACCATCTCTGGAAAAATTTGCGCCCCGGGTTAAACCAGGGGGAACTATTTTTGTTAACTCATCCCTCATAGAAAAAGAGGTAGACCGGGATGATGTCGAAGTAATAAAAGTACCCGCCAATGAACTTGCAAATGAGCTTGGTAACAGTAAAGTTGCCAATATGGTAATGCTGGGGGCATATTTATCTAAAAAAGATGTTGTGGACTTAAATACAGTGAAAGATTCACTCAAAAGTGTTCTTTCCAGGAGGCATCATAAGTTGATTCCAATTAACGAAAAAGCCCTTGATACAGGTGTCAGGCTGAATTAG
- a CDS encoding M20/M25/M40 family metallo-hydrolase: MPVNKDRIVKLFKELVQIDSISLEERLMVDRLTQELKDLGADVVEDETGKKIGGNAGNIIADFRGNKDVPSLVLSAHMDRVQPGKGIKPVIKGDYITSSGDTVLGGDDLVGVCAILETLRVLKEDNVSTGPLKIIFTVAEELGLQGGKYLHSSHLAEADFGVVLDADGDIGTIINRAPSQIKFNAIIKGRSAHAGMNPERGINAIKIASQAISSMRLGRINKYTTANIGVIKGGIATNVVPDMVVLEGEARSHHEMELNKQVEHMKGVIEKAVERYSGSAEFKLKKLYSSFSLEENKQPVKYVKEIGEKLGYNVNCIASGGGSDANIFNEKGLPTVNLGIGMENVHTREERVKIKSLVDITEYVTNLVTSARHLKNL, from the coding sequence ATGCCTGTTAATAAAGATAGAATAGTAAAGTTATTTAAGGAGCTTGTACAGATAGATAGTATCTCCCTTGAAGAACGTCTTATGGTTGATAGATTAACTCAGGAATTGAAGGATCTCGGTGCTGATGTTGTTGAAGATGAAACAGGGAAGAAAATCGGTGGTAATGCTGGTAATATTATTGCTGATTTCAGGGGTAATAAAGATGTTCCCAGTCTGGTTTTATCGGCCCATATGGATCGGGTACAGCCAGGTAAGGGCATAAAACCGGTAATAAAGGGTGATTATATTACAAGTAGCGGGGATACAGTGCTGGGTGGGGATGACCTGGTAGGGGTTTGCGCAATATTAGAAACTTTAAGAGTTCTTAAAGAAGATAATGTTTCCACTGGTCCCTTGAAAATAATATTTACAGTGGCTGAAGAATTAGGGTTACAGGGGGGCAAATACTTACATAGTTCTCATTTGGCAGAGGCTGATTTTGGTGTGGTTCTGGACGCTGATGGGGATATTGGTACTATTATAAACCGGGCCCCGAGCCAGATTAAATTTAATGCTATAATAAAGGGGCGCTCAGCCCATGCCGGTATGAATCCTGAAAGGGGTATAAATGCTATTAAAATTGCCAGCCAGGCAATCTCCAGTATGAGACTGGGGAGAATAAATAAATATACGACAGCAAATATCGGGGTAATCAAAGGTGGGATTGCTACTAATGTTGTCCCGGATATGGTTGTACTGGAAGGTGAGGCCCGCAGTCACCATGAAATGGAATTAAATAAACAGGTAGAACATATGAAAGGTGTTATAGAAAAAGCTGTTGAGCGTTATTCGGGTAGTGCCGAGTTTAAGCTGAAAAAGTTATATTCAAGCTTTTCTCTTGAAGAAAACAAACAACCGGTTAAATATGTCAAAGAAATAGGTGAAAAGCTTGGTTATAATGTGAATTGTATTGCCAGTGGAGGCGGAAGTGATGCTAATATTTTCAATGAGAAGGGCTTACCAACGGTAAATCTGGGGATTGGTATGGAAAATGTACATACCAGAGAAGAACGTGTTAAAATAAAAAGCCTGGTAGACATTACAGAATATGTTACTAATCTGGTAACGTCAGCAAGACACTTAAAAAACCTTTAA
- a CDS encoding DUF3866 family protein gives MVYDLSRAPGTVKKIIKEHKDRKQIVEVEIKDRGLFKAINYIPMTGRLEAGVQVVLNTTAIELGLGTGGYHFVMAVMNDSSLDDKVSFEKEYPGHIMKLRYTPCQVKTQCVEEQESKYHDLINNFKNLKGQIVVILPLHSLLAPLAITFKHFYPHGKLVYIMTEGGALPIDFSDTVNILKKKQLIDTTITTGHAFGGDLETVNIYTGLAAATEIARADLVVSAMGPGITGTGTKLGYSGVESSFVCHAVQVLGGRVIFVPRVSMADPRQRHFGISHHSITLLMDLIDKPVDVVFPEEYNIVKKASQLGVIKKHNAYIYDYGIIDKILSQSQFDFNSMGRGYEDDHLFFITAGLAVLRFNDMKKG, from the coding sequence ATGGTTTATGATTTATCCCGGGCACCGGGTACAGTAAAAAAAATAATAAAGGAACATAAAGATAGAAAACAGATTGTGGAAGTAGAGATTAAAGATAGGGGGTTATTTAAGGCTATTAATTATATCCCCATGACCGGAAGGCTGGAAGCTGGTGTTCAGGTTGTCCTGAATACAACAGCTATTGAACTCGGCCTGGGAACAGGTGGATATCATTTTGTAATGGCTGTCATGAATGATAGTTCTTTAGATGATAAGGTGTCTTTTGAAAAAGAGTATCCGGGGCATATAATGAAGTTAAGGTATACCCCCTGTCAGGTGAAAACCCAGTGTGTTGAGGAACAGGAAAGTAAATACCATGATCTCATTAATAATTTTAAAAACTTAAAGGGTCAAATTGTTGTAATTTTACCTTTACATAGCCTGCTGGCTCCTTTAGCCATAACATTTAAGCATTTTTATCCCCATGGCAAACTGGTTTATATTATGACCGAGGGTGGCGCCCTACCAATTGATTTCAGTGATACCGTAAATATACTGAAGAAAAAACAATTAATAGATACAACAATAACCACCGGCCATGCTTTTGGTGGGGATCTGGAGACTGTAAATATTTATACCGGCCTGGCAGCAGCTACTGAAATCGCCAGGGCTGATCTGGTTGTATCGGCCATGGGTCCCGGTATTACAGGAACAGGAACAAAACTGGGATATAGTGGGGTGGAATCTTCTTTTGTCTGCCATGCTGTTCAGGTACTGGGGGGGAGGGTTATTTTTGTACCCCGGGTAAGTATGGCCGATCCCCGGCAAAGGCACTTTGGTATTAGTCATCATAGCATAACCCTGTTGATGGATTTAATAGATAAACCGGTTGATGTTGTTTTCCCTGAGGAGTACAATATAGTTAAAAAGGCTAGTCAACTGGGTGTTATAAAGAAACATAATGCTTATATTTATGATTATGGAATTATAGATAAAATCCTTTCACAAAGTCAATTTGATTTTAATTCCATGGGCAGGGGATATGAAGATGACCACCTGTTTTTCATTACAGCAGGATTAGCTGTTTTGAGGTTTAATGATATGAAAAAGGGGTGA
- a CDS encoding NUDIX hydrolase has protein sequence MELEEKTISTEEVFQGRIIDVRIDKVKLPNGKEASREVVEHPGGVTIIPVMGNEVILVEQFRKPANKCLLELPAGKLEEGETPAFCAERELIEEIGFKPGKLDFLFSFYTSPGFSNEILYLFLARELKPFEDKGDEDEFINIHKLKIDDVLEYIESGKIEDAKTIIGLLYLLREVL, from the coding sequence ATGGAACTTGAAGAAAAAACAATTTCAACTGAAGAGGTGTTTCAGGGACGTATTATAGACGTAAGAATAGATAAAGTTAAACTTCCCAATGGAAAAGAAGCCAGTCGTGAAGTAGTAGAACACCCCGGTGGGGTTACCATTATTCCTGTAATGGGTAATGAAGTTATTTTAGTGGAGCAGTTTCGGAAGCCGGCTAATAAATGTTTACTAGAACTTCCAGCAGGTAAATTAGAGGAGGGAGAGACCCCTGCTTTTTGTGCTGAAAGGGAGTTGATAGAAGAGATAGGCTTTAAACCAGGGAAATTGGATTTTTTATTTTCATTTTATACAAGCCCGGGTTTTAGTAATGAGATCCTCTATTTATTTCTGGCTAGAGAATTAAAGCCATTTGAGGATAAGGGTGACGAAGATGAATTTATTAACATACATAAATTAAAAATAGATGATGTTTTAGAATACATAGAATCAGGTAAAATTGAAGATGCCAAAACTATAATAGGGCTTTTATATTTACTGAGAGAGGTGTTGTAA
- a CDS encoding endonuclease Q family protein yields MQEIYADLHIHIGSACGGQPVKVTASRKLNFQNILQESLYRKGLNLVGIIDSASPLVINDIEDLLDKGIMEELPEGGVKYQDKLFIILGSEIESREENGGQAHYLAYFPFLSQIKEFSQLLGNYITNINLSSQACRLTGREILNIVDELGGLLIPAHAFTPHKSFYGRCFSGYREVFSDEEWEKIPAIELGLSADTHLADFLSELAGKSFLSNSDAHSLGKIAREYNKMRLEDINFKEFKLALQRKKGRCITYNYGLDPRLGKYYSSYCLHCQKTVPLTGGERCSLCGSQKIIMGVKDRIINISKRNKSISPPWRPPYVHQIPLADVPGVGKKTLNKLLKSFGTEMEIIHQSGVNELSELVGTRIAGNIDKARSGKASIEPGGGGVYGKVMG; encoded by the coding sequence TTGCAGGAAATATATGCAGATCTTCATATACACATTGGCAGTGCCTGTGGGGGGCAGCCCGTAAAGGTGACTGCTTCCAGGAAACTTAACTTTCAAAACATCCTACAGGAGTCGTTGTACAGGAAGGGATTAAACCTTGTCGGGATTATAGATTCTGCTTCACCACTGGTAATAAATGATATAGAAGATCTCCTTGATAAAGGTATTATGGAAGAACTACCTGAAGGGGGGGTAAAATATCAGGATAAGCTTTTTATTATCCTCGGTTCGGAAATTGAAAGCCGGGAAGAGAATGGGGGTCAGGCACACTATTTAGCTTATTTCCCATTTTTAAGCCAGATAAAAGAATTTAGTCAATTATTGGGGAATTATATTACAAATATAAATCTCAGTTCCCAGGCTTGTCGTCTAACTGGCAGGGAGATTTTAAATATTGTTGATGAACTTGGAGGCCTTTTAATTCCTGCACATGCTTTTACGCCCCACAAAAGTTTTTATGGGAGGTGTTTTTCCGGCTACCGTGAAGTTTTTTCTGATGAAGAGTGGGAGAAGATTCCTGCTATTGAACTGGGGTTAAGTGCCGATACTCATCTGGCAGATTTTCTTTCAGAACTGGCGGGGAAATCTTTTCTAAGTAATTCCGACGCCCATTCTCTTGGGAAAATAGCCCGTGAATATAATAAAATGAGACTTGAGGATATTAATTTTAAGGAATTCAAACTGGCATTACAGAGAAAAAAAGGCCGGTGTATAACATATAACTATGGCCTTGATCCCAGACTGGGTAAATACTATTCATCATATTGCCTTCACTGCCAAAAAACAGTACCACTTACCGGAGGAGAAAGATGTTCACTCTGTGGGAGCCAGAAGATAATTATGGGGGTAAAAGATCGTATTATAAATATAAGTAAACGAAATAAATCAATATCCCCTCCCTGGCGCCCCCCCTATGTACATCAAATCCCCCTGGCCGATGTACCAGGGGTTGGCAAAAAGACCCTCAATAAATTATTAAAATCCTTTGGGACAGAAATGGAGATTATTCATCAGTCTGGGGTAAATGAATTGTCAGAACTTGTCGGAACCAGGATTGCAGGGAATATTGATAAGGCACGTTCTGGTAAGGCTTCTATAGAGCCCGGTGGAGGTGGTGTTTATGGCAAAGTTATGGGTTAA
- the spoIIM gene encoding stage II sporulation protein M, whose protein sequence is MNNVMINFFRKRLPVLIFVIIIFLAGIFSGAVMINSVDFSVRQNLFSYVNNFLKEFNSLGYSSTTLAGQSIKFNLLSIFLIWAFGLSLILMPLIPILVFFKGFVLGFTVGFMVNEFNFKGILMAIVSILPQNLIIVPVYTLAGMMGIYFSIKIFNFFRSQKELNIEDFLSYSLLMLFLGLISIVGSVIESFVSPMLLKVVSNLLF, encoded by the coding sequence GTGAATAATGTAATGATTAATTTTTTTAGAAAGAGATTACCGGTCTTAATATTTGTTATCATTATTTTTTTAGCAGGAATTTTTTCCGGTGCTGTTATGATTAATTCAGTGGACTTCAGTGTCAGACAAAATTTATTTAGTTACGTTAATAATTTTTTAAAGGAATTTAATTCACTGGGCTATAGTTCTACTACCCTGGCTGGTCAAAGTATTAAGTTTAATTTATTGAGTATATTTTTAATATGGGCATTTGGACTATCTTTGATACTTATGCCTCTTATTCCGATTTTAGTTTTTTTTAAAGGGTTTGTACTCGGGTTTACAGTTGGTTTTATGGTTAATGAATTTAATTTTAAAGGTATATTAATGGCCATAGTTTCTATTTTACCTCAAAATTTAATAATTGTACCTGTTTATACATTAGCCGGTATGATGGGGATATATTTCAGCATTAAAATATTTAATTTTTTTAGATCACAGAAGGAACTGAATATTGAAGACTTTTTATCCTATTCTTTATTGATGTTATTTTTGGGTCTCATCTCAATCGTGGGTTCAGTTATAGAATCTTTTGTAAGCCCCATGTTATTAAAAGTTGTTAGTAATTTACTGTTTTAA
- a CDS encoding DUF2089 domain-containing protein: MANKIIGKCPVCGDQMRVVSLKCPQCQTVINGNFRLNKFSRLDPDQLHFVEVFIKCRGNIKEVERELGISYPTVRNKLDNVIQDLGYDIKDSSEEETTRKRKEILDSLEKGEISAKEAIELLQKG, from the coding sequence TTGGCCAATAAAATAATAGGAAAATGTCCTGTTTGCGGTGATCAAATGAGGGTTGTATCCCTTAAATGCCCCCAGTGCCAGACAGTCATAAATGGAAACTTTAGATTAAACAAATTCTCCAGACTTGATCCGGATCAGCTACATTTTGTTGAGGTTTTTATCAAATGCAGGGGAAATATTAAAGAAGTTGAAAGGGAACTCGGTATTTCTTATCCCACAGTCAGGAATAAACTAGATAATGTTATTCAGGACCTGGGGTATGATATAAAAGATAGTTCTGAGGAAGAAACTACCAGGAAGAGAAAAGAAATACTGGATTCCCTGGAGAAGGGGGAGATAAGTGCTAAAGAAGCAATTGAACTCTTACAGAAAGGATAG
- a CDS encoding SHOCT-like domain-containing protein: MEEERLKILKMVEEGKVSVEEANELLETMEFKEKEVHRENQQKKKQPFLKILVESEDGEEVDISIPLSLAKVALNFMPEEARETLNEQEINLEDILKKVEDDLEDGTLVNIKDGENTVLIKIER; the protein is encoded by the coding sequence ATGGAGGAAGAACGCCTTAAAATTCTAAAAATGGTTGAGGAAGGTAAGGTTAGTGTTGAGGAGGCTAATGAACTGCTGGAAACAATGGAATTTAAAGAAAAAGAGGTACACAGAGAAAATCAGCAAAAGAAAAAGCAGCCCTTTCTTAAAATATTAGTTGAGTCCGAGGATGGAGAAGAGGTTGATATTTCAATTCCCCTGTCCCTGGCAAAGGTTGCTCTTAATTTTATGCCAGAGGAGGCCCGGGAAACCCTTAATGAGCAGGAAATAAATCTTGAAGACATACTGAAAAAGGTCGAAGATGATTTAGAAGATGGAACGTTAGTAAATATAAAAGATGGTGAAAACACGGTATTAATTAAAATTGAAAGATAA
- a CDS encoding aminopeptidase, translating to MVNPMIEKYARVIVNYSLGINKGDSVLIQGNMITEPMIKAIYKEVIKAGGHPLVISNFEGQEEIFYKFASEEQLTYQSPFRKYLIENVDAMVRVLGNYNTKGLSNVNPEKISKRSKANKEITEIYMNRAASGDLRWNICQYPTLADAQEAKMSLEDYEDFVFKACHLDKEDPIKYWREFGERLEKIAQFLESKSELHFVSEDTDIKCRVDGRKWVADKGEENYPGGEVFTGPVEDSVEGKIRFSFPGIFQGKEIEDIRLIFKEGKVVEASASKGEDLLHSLLDTDKGSRFVGEVAIGCNTGIKKFTRNMLFDEKIGGTIHFAIGSSYPETGGKNVSSIHWDMLCDMKKNGRIYADGELFYENGEFLKL from the coding sequence ATGGTTAATCCAATGATAGAAAAATATGCCAGGGTAATAGTTAATTATTCACTGGGAATAAATAAAGGGGATTCAGTCTTAATACAGGGGAATATGATAACCGAACCCATGATTAAGGCCATATATAAAGAGGTTATTAAAGCCGGGGGTCATCCTCTGGTAATAAGTAATTTTGAAGGTCAGGAAGAAATCTTTTATAAATTTGCCTCTGAAGAACAGTTAACATATCAGTCTCCTTTCAGGAAGTACTTAATAGAAAATGTTGATGCAATGGTCAGGGTCCTCGGTAATTATAATACAAAAGGGCTTAGCAATGTAAATCCAGAGAAAATAAGCAAAAGAAGTAAAGCTAATAAAGAAATTACCGAGATTTATATGAACAGGGCTGCATCAGGAGACCTCAGGTGGAATATCTGTCAATATCCAACTCTTGCTGATGCCCAGGAGGCTAAAATGTCCCTAGAGGATTATGAAGACTTTGTTTTTAAGGCCTGCCATTTAGATAAGGAAGACCCGATTAAATACTGGAGGGAGTTTGGAGAAAGGCTGGAAAAGATTGCTCAATTTCTGGAATCCAAGTCTGAACTGCATTTTGTCTCTGAAGACACTGACATAAAATGCCGGGTAGATGGTCGTAAATGGGTTGCGGATAAAGGTGAGGAAAATTATCCCGGTGGTGAAGTCTTTACCGGACCTGTTGAAGATAGTGTTGAGGGTAAAATCAGATTTTCATTCCCGGGTATTTTCCAGGGGAAAGAGATAGAAGATATCAGATTGATATTTAAAGAAGGCAAGGTTGTTGAAGCCAGTGCTTCAAAAGGTGAGGACCTCCTTCATTCCCTTCTTGATACAGATAAAGGGTCACGGTTTGTCGGTGAAGTAGCAATTGGTTGTAATACAGGTATTAAGAAGTTTACCCGTAATATGCTCTTTGATGAAAAAATTGGTGGGACAATTCATTTTGCCATCGGTAGTAGTTATCCAGAAACCGGCGGAAAAAATGTATCCAGTATTCACTGGGATATGCTGTGTGATATGAAGAAGAATGGCCGGATATATGCAGATGGAGAATTATTTTATGAAAACGGGGAGTTTTTAAAACTGTAG
- the glgA gene encoding glycogen synthase GlgA — MKILFVAAESYPFIKVGGLGDVVGSLPLALKKQGHDVRVMIPKYGSIPEKYKSQMGYINSLVVPLAWRKQFCTLEGTTFKGVPFYFVDNSYYFNRTRIYGYHDDAERFAFLSRAALYILPILGFKPDIIHCHDWHTGLLPVFLKDHFSQKKFYHHMKTILTIHNLKFQGVFPENILEDILGLDYIYFKPDGVEFFGQVNFLKGGLIFSDIITTVSNNYAEEITTPEYGEQLHGVLKSRSKELFGIMNGLDYEEYNPETDPYLYQNFSLKNPVRKIKNKLKLQQELGLPVDKNTPVISVISRLYKQKGIDLLVQALPHILSRNIQFILLGTGDKNYELFFKEARFAYGTNLSVNIKFDNELARKIYAGSDIFLMPSLFEPCGLGQLIAMRYGTIPIVRKTGGLKDSVKPFDPDSGTGNGFLFDEFNSKSMLKAIDEALTIYKNKNLWNTIRENNLKTDFSWKQSALKYQKLYKKLINVN; from the coding sequence ATGAAGATACTATTTGTCGCTGCCGAATCTTATCCATTTATTAAAGTCGGAGGTCTGGGGGATGTTGTCGGGTCGTTGCCATTAGCATTAAAAAAACAGGGCCATGATGTCAGGGTTATGATACCGAAATACGGTTCTATTCCCGAAAAATACAAATCACAAATGGGTTACATAAATAGCCTCGTTGTACCCCTTGCCTGGCGTAAACAATTTTGTACCCTGGAGGGGACTACCTTTAAAGGAGTCCCCTTCTATTTTGTCGATAACAGTTATTATTTTAACCGGACCAGGATATATGGCTACCATGATGATGCCGAAAGATTTGCCTTCCTTTCCCGGGCGGCCCTGTATATTCTGCCAATTTTAGGTTTTAAACCAGATATCATACATTGCCATGACTGGCATACCGGGTTGCTCCCCGTCTTTTTGAAGGATCATTTTAGCCAGAAAAAATTTTATCATCATATGAAAACAATATTAACAATCCATAACCTCAAATTTCAGGGGGTATTCCCCGAAAATATCCTTGAAGATATACTGGGACTTGATTATATCTATTTCAAACCCGATGGCGTGGAATTTTTTGGACAGGTTAATTTCCTTAAAGGAGGGTTAATTTTTTCTGATATCATAACTACAGTCAGTAATAACTATGCTGAAGAAATAACAACTCCAGAATATGGGGAACAACTTCACGGTGTTTTAAAATCAAGGTCAAAGGAACTTTTTGGAATTATGAATGGACTGGATTATGAAGAATATAATCCTGAAACAGACCCCTACCTCTACCAAAATTTCAGTCTGAAAAATCCTGTTCGGAAAATAAAAAACAAATTAAAACTCCAACAAGAACTGGGTTTACCTGTTGACAAAAACACCCCTGTTATTTCAGTAATTTCAAGATTATATAAACAAAAAGGAATTGATTTGCTGGTACAGGCCCTGCCCCACATCCTCTCCCGAAATATACAGTTTATTTTACTGGGAACCGGAGATAAAAACTATGAACTCTTCTTTAAGGAAGCCCGTTTTGCATATGGGACAAATCTTTCTGTCAATATTAAATTTGATAATGAGCTGGCCAGAAAAATTTATGCTGGTTCAGACATTTTTCTTATGCCTTCTCTATTTGAACCCTGTGGCCTCGGCCAGTTAATAGCGATGCGATATGGCACTATACCAATTGTCCGGAAGACTGGAGGCCTTAAGGACTCTGTTAAACCATTTGATCCTGACTCTGGAACAGGTAATGGCTTTTTGTTTGATGAATTTAACTCTAAAAGTATGTTAAAAGCAATAGATGAAGCCCTTACAATATATAAAAATAAAAACCTGTGGAATACCATCAGAGAAAATAATTTAAAGACAGACTTTAGCTGGAAACAATCAGCCCTGAAATATCAAAAATTATATAAAAAATTAATCAATGTTAATTAA